A stretch of Anaerobiospirillum thomasii DNA encodes these proteins:
- the speB gene encoding agmatinase, translated as MPTLNNAYDNSLVSNAFGFLRQPLFFEPYTSDADAIITGVTFDMATSGRSGSRFGPAAIRQVSTQLAWEGCRYPWKFDVRDKLKIADCGDLVYSFGDSEDMCQKLTDHIYALLQNGKYPVTFGGDHFITLPILRAFARHYGTISMIHFDAHADTYSNGSKCDHGTMFYHAPKEGLIDPQSSVQIGIRTEFDENDGFLVLDGARCIDMTVDMLHDAIKERVGNNKVYLTFDIDCLDPAYAPGTGTPVAGGLSTDKILKLLRSFSDIDIVGFDVVEVAPNYDISEITSLAAATIALDLLYLKASKL; from the coding sequence ATGCCAACTCTAAACAATGCCTATGATAATTCACTTGTGTCAAATGCTTTTGGCTTTTTACGCCAGCCTTTGTTTTTTGAGCCATATACCTCAGATGCCGATGCCATAATTACAGGTGTAACCTTTGATATGGCAACCTCAGGCCGCTCAGGATCACGCTTTGGACCTGCAGCCATACGTCAGGTTTCAACACAGCTAGCCTGGGAGGGCTGCCGTTATCCTTGGAAATTTGATGTAAGAGATAAATTAAAAATTGCCGACTGCGGCGATCTGGTCTACTCCTTTGGTGACAGCGAGGATATGTGTCAAAAACTGACTGACCATATCTATGCCCTGCTGCAAAACGGCAAATATCCTGTAACATTTGGCGGCGATCATTTTATAACCCTGCCTATTTTAAGAGCCTTTGCCCGTCATTATGGCACCATATCCATGATCCATTTTGATGCCCATGCCGATACCTATTCAAATGGCTCTAAGTGCGATCACGGCACTATGTTCTATCATGCTCCTAAAGAAGGTCTTATCGACCCACAAAGCTCAGTGCAAATAGGCATAAGAACAGAGTTTGATGAAAATGACGGCTTTTTGGTCCTCGATGGAGCAAGATGCATTGATATGACTGTAGATATGCTGCATGATGCAATAAAAGAGCGTGTCGGTAATAATAAAGTCTATTTAACCTTTGATATTGACTGTCTTGATCCGGCCTATGCCCCAGGCACAGGCACACCTGTTGCAGGCGGTCTGTCTACAGACAAGATTTTAAAACTGCTGCGCTCCTTTAGTGACATTGATATTGTAGGCTTTGATGTAGTGGAGGTGGCTCCAAATTATGATATATCAGAGATAACATCATTAGCTGCTGCCACTATTGCCCTTGATCTTCTTTATCTTAAGGCCTCAAAGCTGTAA